The segment ATTCAAATGACAAGTCAAACGCTCAACGAAAAGAGAGAGATGGCGACGCAGCAACAGCAATATGACCTTACGAACTATATTACCGTTCGGTTCGTTCGAAACGCCGTTCCGCGATTCGTCCAGTACACTCAATCGTACGGCAAATCGTTCGTCACAAACTTTGTTTTCTCACTACGACTTGAACAGATCATGAGCTACTACCTAGGCATTGATATCGGAACCAGCGGCACCAAAACGTTGCTGATCGACCAAGCCGGCAAGGTGATCGCCGAAGCCAATGCCGAGTATCCGATGCACCAACCCAAACCAGGTTGGACCGAACAAGACCCCGAAGATTGGTGGAATGGCACCGTCAAGACTGTCCGAGCGGTAATGAAGTCCAGCAAGGTCAAGCCAGCGGATGTAAAAGCGATCGGCTTGAGCGGCCAAATGCACGGCAGTGTCTTTTTAGACAAGAACGACAAAGTCATCCGGAACGCGCTGCTTTGGAATGACCAACGCACTGCCGCCGAGTGCGACGAAATCACCACCGCCGCCGGTGGACGCAAATCGCTGGTCAAGATGGTCGCCAACCCGGCGCTGACAGGGTTCCAAGCTCCAAAAATTCTGTGGCTGCGCAATAATGAGAAACGCAACTTCGACAAGCTGGCGAAAGTCCTATTGCCCAAGGACGACATCCGTCGCCGCCTGACCGGCGGGTACGTCACCGAAGTCAGCGATGCGAGCGGCACGTTACTGTTGGATGTCGTCAACCGAAAGTGGTCGACCCAACTGATCAGCAAGCTGGGCTTGGATGCCAATCTGCTGCCAAGCGTTGTTGAGAGTCACGAAGTCACGGGCACACTTACGGCTGACGCAGCCAAGACACTGGGATTAACGACTGCCTGCAAGGTCGTCGGCGGTGCTGGCGACTGTGCCGCCGGCGCAGTCGGAAACGGCGTCGTCAAGACTGGCGTACTGAGCACATCAATTGGAACGAGTGGCGTGATGTTCGTGCACAGCGACCAGCCCCAATACGATGCCGACGGACGACTGCATACGTTCTGTCACGCAGTCGATGGAAAGTGGCACATGATGGGCGTCAACTTGACCAGCGGCGGGTCGCTGCAATGGTGGGTTGATTCGGTACTGCAAGGTCTAACAGGCATCCCAAAAAGCAAACGCTATGACGCGGCAACCGACGAAGCACAATCGGTCGCGGCAGGATCCGACGGGCTGATCTTTCTGCCCTACCTGAACGGCGAGCGAACACCGCACGGCGACCCAAATGCTCGCGGCAGTTTCGTCGGCATGAACTTGACTCACACTCGCGGCCACATGACTCGCAGTGTGATGGAAGGAATCACATTCGCGCTTCGCGACAGCCTTGAAATCATCACCTCGATGGGCGTTCCTGTGAAGCAGGTCCGAGCATCCGGCGGCGGCAGCAAGAACCCGATGTGGCGACAAATGCAGTCGGACGTGTTTGGCAAGAAAGTCACCACGCTAGAAGTCGAGCAAGGACCGGCGTTCGGCGTCGCCCTGTTAGCCGCCGTCGGCGACGGGACCTTCAAATCGATCGAGCAAGCGTGTTCGGCAACGATTAAAGTGGCGGATGAAACAAAGGTCGACCGTGCCGCGGCTAAAAAATACGACCAACTGTTCCCGATCTATCGTGACCTGTATGGCAACCTGAAAGAATCAATGACGAAGCTGGCCGAGTATCAATCAGCTTGACCAAACTTAGGCCGACAAAACGCCCACCCTGACGTCTTGATCGTGCCCACAAGAAGCGAACGATCACGACCTACCTCAACCTCAATGGCAAATTTATGAAACCCATCTTCACTCTGCTTTTTCTTTCGGTCTTTACAATCGGACCAGCATCCATTTCATCGGCCGAAGACAAACTGAAATGTTTGATCATTGATGGTCAAAACAACCATGCCGCGTGGCCCAAAACCACGATGATGATGAAGGACTACTTGGAAGACAGCGGTCGCTTCACCGTCGATGTCCAGCGAACCAAGTACACCTGGAAAGGAGGCGACTTGCTAGAGAAGTTTCCGCTCGGTGACGGCAAGACTTATGAAGATTTAAGCGAACCGAAGACCGACCCTGACTTCAAACCAAACTTCGCTGACTATGACGTCGTGCTAAGCAACTTTGGCTGGAAGGCTGCGCCATGGCCCAAGGAAACCCAAGCGGCCCTGGAAGCCTATGTCAGCGGCGGAGGCGGAATGGTGATTGTTCATGCAGCCGACAATTCATTCGGCGATTGGGACGCCTTCAACCAAATGATCGGACTGGGCGGCTGGGATGGCCGCAATGAAAAGTCTGGCCCCTACGTTTACTTGGATAACGATGGCAAAGTCGTTCGCGATGAATCCAAAGGCAGCGGCGGAAACCACGGTCCCCAGCACGAATACCAAATCGTGATTCGCGATCCAGATC is part of the Rubripirellula reticaptiva genome and harbors:
- the xylB gene encoding xylulokinase, coding for MSYYLGIDIGTSGTKTLLIDQAGKVIAEANAEYPMHQPKPGWTEQDPEDWWNGTVKTVRAVMKSSKVKPADVKAIGLSGQMHGSVFLDKNDKVIRNALLWNDQRTAAECDEITTAAGGRKSLVKMVANPALTGFQAPKILWLRNNEKRNFDKLAKVLLPKDDIRRRLTGGYVTEVSDASGTLLLDVVNRKWSTQLISKLGLDANLLPSVVESHEVTGTLTADAAKTLGLTTACKVVGGAGDCAAGAVGNGVVKTGVLSTSIGTSGVMFVHSDQPQYDADGRLHTFCHAVDGKWHMMGVNLTSGGSLQWWVDSVLQGLTGIPKSKRYDAATDEAQSVAAGSDGLIFLPYLNGERTPHGDPNARGSFVGMNLTHTRGHMTRSVMEGITFALRDSLEIITSMGVPVKQVRASGGGSKNPMWRQMQSDVFGKKVTTLEVEQGPAFGVALLAAVGDGTFKSIEQACSATIKVADETKVDRAAAKKYDQLFPIYRDLYGNLKESMTKLAEYQSA
- a CDS encoding ThuA domain-containing protein, with protein sequence MKPIFTLLFLSVFTIGPASISSAEDKLKCLIIDGQNNHAAWPKTTMMMKDYLEDSGRFTVDVQRTKYTWKGGDLLEKFPLGDGKTYEDLSEPKTDPDFKPNFADYDVVLSNFGWKAAPWPKETQAALEAYVSGGGGMVIVHAADNSFGDWDAFNQMIGLGGWDGRNEKSGPYVYLDNDGKVVRDESKGSGGNHGPQHEYQIVIRDPDHPITNGLPRAWMHVKDELYQQLRGPANNMSILATAYADPKFKGTDRHEPMLMTIDYGKGRIFHTPMGHDDKSVACVGYITLVVRGAEWAATGEVTLTETPDDFPTATQSSEREFVLQ